The Caenorhabditis elegans chromosome II genome has a segment encoding these proteins:
- the T04B8.1 gene encoding uncharacterized protein (Partially confirmed by transcript evidence), whose translation MELLQSMVILIMLLLTVSLSFGKREGDSFVKYCPLGQFAFAMQIKSEKQPQPLLGMALYCEKISTILGLENTITDDTVRIQFDENAKDWNTRLRCPHQSGIMGIDVKYGKHGEFIELTVYCGAPFDSEQNRTTMNGTKSRLSEYNVPLSYVKDSTVYRKINEKEMSAISKGFLKAIGDSESMLVNKINSDPRMGDDKYTVVSFKAEIEEAFKNSRKQKFFYNTGPDTSTSINQLTIYAGEHRVGLKKCIMFENGRQVPNTSTGGGSQKLNVFFVFCFESFYALYSSLD comes from the exons ATGGAGCTCCTTCAATCAATGGTCATTTTGATTATGCTCCTTCTGACGGTGTCTTTGTCGTTTGGAAAACGAGAGGGTGACAGTTTTGTGAAATATTGTCCCCTGGGACAATTTGCATTTGCAATGCAAatcaaatcagaaaaacaacCACAGCCACTTCTTGGTATGGCACTTTATTGTGAGAAAATCAGCACAATTTTAG GCTTGGAAAATACCATCACCGACGATACTGTTCGTATTCAGTTCGATGAAAACGCTAAAGACTGGAATACGCGTCTCCGTTGTCCCCATCAAAGCGGCATTATGGGAATTGATGTTAAATATGGAAAACATGGAGAATTCATTGAGTTAACTGTTTATTGTGGAGCACCATTTGATTCAGAGCAGAATCGAACAACAATGAATG GTACTAAGTCACGTTTGTCGGAATACAATGTTCCATTGTCGTATGTCAAGGATAGCACggtttacagaaaaataaatgaaaaggAGATGTCAGCTATTTCAAAAG GATTTCTTAAAGCAATTGGAGATTCCGAATCGATGCttgttaataaaataaattctgaTCCACGAATGGGAGATGACAAGTACACAGTTGTATCGTTTAAAGCAGAAATTGAAGAAGCATTTAAGAATTCCCGAAAA caAAAGTTCTTTTACAATACCGGACCGGACACTTCCACAAGTATTAATCAATTGACAATCTACGCAGGAGAGCATCGTgttggtttgaaaaaatgtattatgtTTGAAAATGGGCGTCAGGTTCCGAACACAAGCACTGGGGGTGGTTCTCAAAAACTTAacgtttttttcgttttttgctTTGAATCTTTCTATGCTCTATATTCTTCGTTGGACTGA
- the K07E8.6 gene encoding Cdc37 Hsp90 binding domain-containing protein (Confirmed by transcript evidence) — protein sequence MAPNNQNTKSNKKKAQKEPSAQELWETFPEALRRAIQENSMTQFDEAVKNVFTETPEILRKQCIQAGFLNEGTGNFSTLEDIKSQDMLSHFETNSALLEQLSELQGSTEPFLTEHPHMAAEHTVNWLTIAALSSAIDKNEEKLAALSEKCVVFQLFLASATGQKQFFKKFEVSENLDEVKAFKSRMRSRAQAKGEKPEKINLNQGTVDSRQFLEELKQLENLKKTEFAVQNYNKLVIRGDRMVKEFLIENPELLTEEAIKYLRILADTYSKDLNAKKCTDVSKKLTYILHFLTKKMTVAEYFVDLLAADSVKEYNDIWLVELRKMKQMMVDYKKARNPE from the exons ATGGCTCCAAATAATCAGAATACG aaaagcaacaaaaagaAGGCTCAGAAAGAGCCCAGCGCTCAGGAATTGTGGGAAACTTTTCCGGAGGCTCTCCGGAGAGCTATACAGGAAAATTCAATGACCCAATTTGATGAagctgtaaaaaatgtttttacgGAG acccCAGAAATCCTACGGAAGCAATGTATTCAAGCTGGTTTCCTGAATGAGGGTACTGGAAATTTTAGCACTTTGGAGGATATaaag tcccAAGACATGCTTTCCCACTTCGAGACCAACTCCGCTCTACTGGAGCAGCTCTCTGAGCTCCAAGGTAGCACTGAGCCATTTCTCACGGAGCATCCACATATGGCAGCGGAGCACACAGTAAATTGGCTCACAATTGCAGCACTTAGCTCAGCAATcgacaaaaatgaagaaaaattggcagctttatcagaaaaatgcgttgtttttcaacttttcctgGCGTCCGCCACAGGTCagaagcaatttttcaaaaaattcgaagtttCTGAGAATCTGGATGAGGTTAAAGCTTTTAAGAGCCGGATGAGGAGCAGAGCTCAGGCAAAAGGAGAGAAACcagagaaaattaatttgaatcaAGGTACTGTCGATTCTAGGCAGTTTTTGGAGGAGCTGAAgcagttggaaaatttgaaaaag acagaaTTCGCCGTTCAAAACTACAACAAGCTGGTGATCCGTGGAGATCGTATGGTCAAAGAATTCCTTATCGAAAATCCGGAACTTTTAACGGAAGAAGCCATCAAGTACCTAAGGATCCTGGCCGACACGTACAGCAAAGActtaaatgccaaaaaatgcaCGGATGTTAGCAAGAAGCTGACATatattctacattttttaacgaaaaaaatgaCTGTCGCTGAATATTTTGTGGATCTTCTGGCCGCTGATTCAGTGAAGGAGTACAATGATATTTGGCTCGTGGAGCTGCGGAAAATGAAGCAAATGATGGTGGATTATAAGAAGGCCAGGAATCCCGAAtag
- the K07E8.7 gene encoding Pseudouridine synthase (Confirmed by transcript evidence) — MSDTTDVPENQKSPKPSGKADKRKIEEKPENSSLKRKKFEDPNKKVDPLEELPMKVPFKIVDGVRHLAPYWACYRTRTKGRWIGRKMVEVFSGEFLSTNRNYAKIACKMGRIYVNGEQMTDVDYVMRNGDRVEHWAHRHEHPIRDLPIRVISETDDLFVVEKPPSLPVHTCGQYAIHTVLGQLRVNEGRTGLRVLHRLDRATSGVLLFAKNYETDLEFKTTLKQGEWSKEYICKVDGVFPDEEQVCEQPIGPLVISMGIQCVRPDGKDAKSRFRKLWSDGTQSVVQVHIETGRTHQIRVHSQFLGHPIAGDQIYNSAVWGPTKGKNADYQKSFDELCEDVRNTHKCENWHEKPNPEFEQRMEHLAADTTPITPEAPSLTLEQRPEFDEICQKCNVESKKVPENHFQLYLHCLKYETKKWSFKTEMPDWAVQK, encoded by the exons ATGTCCGACACCACTGACGTTCcagaaaatcag aaatcacCAAAACCAAGTGGAAAAGCTGACAAA cgaaaaatcgaggaaaagccggaaaattcgagtttgaagcggaaaaaattcgaagatcCCAATAAAAAAGTGGATCCACTTGAGGAATTGCCCATGAAAGTTCCGTTTAAAATTGTAGATG gagtTCGTCACCTTGCACCATACTGGGCCTGCTACCGTACCCGGACCAAGGGCCGCTGGATCGGACGGAAAATGGTCGAGGTGTTCTCCGGAGAGTTTCTATCGACGAACAGGAATTATGCG aaaatcgcGTGCAAAATGGGCAGAATCTATGTGAACGGCGAGCAGATGACCGACGTGGATTATGTGATGCGGAACGGCGATCGTGTCGAGCACTGGGCTCATCGGCATGAGCATCCG ATCCGTGACCTACCGATACGCGTGATAAGTGAGACGGATGATTTGTTCGTTGTGGAGAAGCCCCCGTCACTTCCGGTGCACACTTGCGGCCAATATGCGATTCATACGGTGCTCGGCCAGCTGCGTGTCAATGAGGGACGGACTGGGCTCAGAG TGCTCCACCGTCTGGATCGAGCCACTTCTGGAGTTCTCCTCTTCGCAAAGAATTACGAAACCGATCTGGAATTTAAGACGACGCTGAAGCAAGGAGAATGGAGCAAGGAGTACATTTGCAAGGTCGATGGAGTCTTTCCGGA CGAAGAGCAAGTCTGTGAGCAGCCCATCGGCCCGCTGGTCATCTCAATGGGAATCCAATGTGTTCGGCCGGATGGCAAGGATGCCAAGTCGAGATTCCGAAAACTTTGGTCAGATGGAACACAATCGGTGGTTCAGGTGCACATTGAGACTGGAAGAACTCATCAGATTCGGGTCCACTCGCAGTTTTTAG gccaCCCAATCGCCGGGGACCAAATCTACAACTCGGCGGTCTGGGGACCCacaaaaggaaaaaatgcAGATTACCAGAAGAGTTTTGATGAG ctctgcGAAGACGTGCGGAACACTCATAAATGCGAGAATTGGCACGAGAAGCCGAATCCAGAATTCGAGCAACGAATGGAGCACCTGGCAGCCGACACAACGCCAATTACCCCTGAAGCTCCGAGCCTGACACTGGAGCAGCGGCCAGAATTCGATGAGATTTGTCAGAAATGCAATGTGGAGTCGAAGAAAGTGCCCGAGAATCACTTCCAGTTGTACCTGCACTGCTTGAAGTATGAGACGAAGAAGTGGAGTTTTAAGACGGAAATGCCAGATTGGGCGGTgcagaaataa
- the K07E8.7 gene encoding Pseudouridine synthase (Confirmed by transcript evidence) produces the protein MSDTTDVPENQRKIEEKPENSSLKRKKFEDPNKKVDPLEELPMKVPFKIVDGVRHLAPYWACYRTRTKGRWIGRKMVEVFSGEFLSTNRNYAKIACKMGRIYVNGEQMTDVDYVMRNGDRVEHWAHRHEHPIRDLPIRVISETDDLFVVEKPPSLPVHTCGQYAIHTVLGQLRVNEGRTGLRVLHRLDRATSGVLLFAKNYETDLEFKTTLKQGEWSKEYICKVDGVFPDEEQVCEQPIGPLVISMGIQCVRPDGKDAKSRFRKLWSDGTQSVVQVHIETGRTHQIRVHSQFLGHPIAGDQIYNSAVWGPTKGKNADYQKSFDELCEDVRNTHKCENWHEKPNPEFEQRMEHLAADTTPITPEAPSLTLEQRPEFDEICQKCNVESKKVPENHFQLYLHCLKYETKKWSFKTEMPDWAVQK, from the exons ATGTCCGACACCACTGACGTTCcagaaaatcag cgaaaaatcgaggaaaagccggaaaattcgagtttgaagcggaaaaaattcgaagatcCCAATAAAAAAGTGGATCCACTTGAGGAATTGCCCATGAAAGTTCCGTTTAAAATTGTAGATG gagtTCGTCACCTTGCACCATACTGGGCCTGCTACCGTACCCGGACCAAGGGCCGCTGGATCGGACGGAAAATGGTCGAGGTGTTCTCCGGAGAGTTTCTATCGACGAACAGGAATTATGCG aaaatcgcGTGCAAAATGGGCAGAATCTATGTGAACGGCGAGCAGATGACCGACGTGGATTATGTGATGCGGAACGGCGATCGTGTCGAGCACTGGGCTCATCGGCATGAGCATCCG ATCCGTGACCTACCGATACGCGTGATAAGTGAGACGGATGATTTGTTCGTTGTGGAGAAGCCCCCGTCACTTCCGGTGCACACTTGCGGCCAATATGCGATTCATACGGTGCTCGGCCAGCTGCGTGTCAATGAGGGACGGACTGGGCTCAGAG TGCTCCACCGTCTGGATCGAGCCACTTCTGGAGTTCTCCTCTTCGCAAAGAATTACGAAACCGATCTGGAATTTAAGACGACGCTGAAGCAAGGAGAATGGAGCAAGGAGTACATTTGCAAGGTCGATGGAGTCTTTCCGGA CGAAGAGCAAGTCTGTGAGCAGCCCATCGGCCCGCTGGTCATCTCAATGGGAATCCAATGTGTTCGGCCGGATGGCAAGGATGCCAAGTCGAGATTCCGAAAACTTTGGTCAGATGGAACACAATCGGTGGTTCAGGTGCACATTGAGACTGGAAGAACTCATCAGATTCGGGTCCACTCGCAGTTTTTAG gccaCCCAATCGCCGGGGACCAAATCTACAACTCGGCGGTCTGGGGACCCacaaaaggaaaaaatgcAGATTACCAGAAGAGTTTTGATGAG ctctgcGAAGACGTGCGGAACACTCATAAATGCGAGAATTGGCACGAGAAGCCGAATCCAGAATTCGAGCAACGAATGGAGCACCTGGCAGCCGACACAACGCCAATTACCCCTGAAGCTCCGAGCCTGACACTGGAGCAGCGGCCAGAATTCGATGAGATTTGTCAGAAATGCAATGTGGAGTCGAAGAAAGTGCCCGAGAATCACTTCCAGTTGTACCTGCACTGCTTGAAGTATGAGACGAAGAAGTGGAGTTTTAAGACGGAAATGCCAGATTGGGCGGTgcagaaataa
- the K07E8.7 gene encoding Pseudouridine synthase (Confirmed by transcript evidence): MKVPFKIVDGVRHLAPYWACYRTRTKGRWIGRKMVEVFSGEFLSTNRNYAKIACKMGRIYVNGEQMTDVDYVMRNGDRVEHWAHRHEHPIRDLPIRVISETDDLFVVEKPPSLPVHTCGQYAIHTVLGQLRVNEGRTGLRVLHRLDRATSGVLLFAKNYETDLEFKTTLKQGEWSKEYICKVDGVFPDEEQVCEQPIGPLVISMGIQCVRPDGKDAKSRFRKLWSDGTQSVVQVHIETGRTHQIRVHSQFLGHPIAGDQIYNSAVWGPTKGKNADYQKSFDELCEDVRNTHKCENWHEKPNPEFEQRMEHLAADTTPITPEAPSLTLEQRPEFDEICQKCNVESKKVPENHFQLYLHCLKYETKKWSFKTEMPDWAVQK; this comes from the exons ATGAAAGTTCCGTTTAAAATTGTAGATG gagtTCGTCACCTTGCACCATACTGGGCCTGCTACCGTACCCGGACCAAGGGCCGCTGGATCGGACGGAAAATGGTCGAGGTGTTCTCCGGAGAGTTTCTATCGACGAACAGGAATTATGCG aaaatcgcGTGCAAAATGGGCAGAATCTATGTGAACGGCGAGCAGATGACCGACGTGGATTATGTGATGCGGAACGGCGATCGTGTCGAGCACTGGGCTCATCGGCATGAGCATCCG ATCCGTGACCTACCGATACGCGTGATAAGTGAGACGGATGATTTGTTCGTTGTGGAGAAGCCCCCGTCACTTCCGGTGCACACTTGCGGCCAATATGCGATTCATACGGTGCTCGGCCAGCTGCGTGTCAATGAGGGACGGACTGGGCTCAGAG TGCTCCACCGTCTGGATCGAGCCACTTCTGGAGTTCTCCTCTTCGCAAAGAATTACGAAACCGATCTGGAATTTAAGACGACGCTGAAGCAAGGAGAATGGAGCAAGGAGTACATTTGCAAGGTCGATGGAGTCTTTCCGGA CGAAGAGCAAGTCTGTGAGCAGCCCATCGGCCCGCTGGTCATCTCAATGGGAATCCAATGTGTTCGGCCGGATGGCAAGGATGCCAAGTCGAGATTCCGAAAACTTTGGTCAGATGGAACACAATCGGTGGTTCAGGTGCACATTGAGACTGGAAGAACTCATCAGATTCGGGTCCACTCGCAGTTTTTAG gccaCCCAATCGCCGGGGACCAAATCTACAACTCGGCGGTCTGGGGACCCacaaaaggaaaaaatgcAGATTACCAGAAGAGTTTTGATGAG ctctgcGAAGACGTGCGGAACACTCATAAATGCGAGAATTGGCACGAGAAGCCGAATCCAGAATTCGAGCAACGAATGGAGCACCTGGCAGCCGACACAACGCCAATTACCCCTGAAGCTCCGAGCCTGACACTGGAGCAGCGGCCAGAATTCGATGAGATTTGTCAGAAATGCAATGTGGAGTCGAAGAAAGTGCCCGAGAATCACTTCCAGTTGTACCTGCACTGCTTGAAGTATGAGACGAAGAAGTGGAGTTTTAAGACGGAAATGCCAGATTGGGCGGTgcagaaataa
- the frpr-14 gene encoding G-protein coupled receptors family 1 profile domain-containing protein (Confirmed by transcript evidence), which produces MEPSTIELLDFEPPPIFCNSCLGSTDPEYLTYNLAVSGVLLAIVGMIGLIGNMLVVKTYLHPEQAIHSTSIYLAALAFSDFFLVLTAMFLFVLEAWRHHDYPTLAYLYVIGAPIVFPVAAVFQTSSVYFCVAAAVDCFIMVVLPESVKQLYCTPRRAKITCVVLMLICFIYNIPHFFELEKVDCLDEDGRDSMQICPTDIRLDPAYYAIYYTYMYTTFLAIGPLTLLILLNICVVFTVVTKGSSNENGEDDTISLILVVFFFIFCNFTALMVNFMEIILNDPSMLVYFVDLSNLLVVVNGTANFFCYLIFGTSFRATLKKVVLGSPAKRSAVLWINDEEHKNQQSHALI; this is translated from the exons atggAGCCGTCAACAATCGAGCTTTTGGATTTTGAGCCCCCACCGATATTTTGCAATTCCTGTTTGGGATCCACAGATCCAGAATATTTG ACCTACAACCTTGCGGTATCCGGTGTTCTCCTTGCCATTGTCGGAATGATAGGCCTAATCGGAAATATGCTCGTCGTGAAGACCTATCTGCATCCCGAGCAGGCG atccatTCCACCTCAATCTACCTAGCAGCGTTAGCGTTCTccgacttttttttggtgCTTACCGCGATGTTCCTATTTGTGTTGGAGGCCTGGAGGCATCATGATTATCCGA ctctGGCTTACCTCTACGTCATCGGAGCACCTATCGTCTTCCCGGTGGCAGCTGTCTTCCAGACGAGCTCTGTCTACTTCTGTGTAGCTGCTGCAGTTGACTGCTTCATCATGGTAGTTCTACCCGAAAGTGTCAAGCAGCTGTACTGCACGCCGAG ACGGGCAAAAATCACCTGCGTAGTGCTCATGCTCATCTGCTTCATCTACAACATCCCGCACTTCTTCGAGCTGGAAAAAGTGGACTGTCTAGATGAAGACGGTCGGGATTCCATGCAAATCTGCCCGACAGACATCCGGCTTGATCCAGCCTATTACGCGATCTACTACACCTACATGTACACCACATTCCTGGCGATCGGCCCGCTGACTCTTCTGATCTTGCTGAACATCTGTGTGGTGTTCACTGTAGTTACCAAGGGCAGCTCTAATGAGAATGGAG AAGACGACACAATATCCCTGATCCTCGTGGtgttcttcttcattttttgcaacttcACCGCGTTGATGGTCAATTTTATGGAGATTATCCTAAATGATCCG tcaatgcTGGTGTACTTCGTGGATCTCTCCAATCTGCTGGTAGTGGTGAATGGGACGGCCAACTTCTTTTGCTATCTGATCTTTGGTACAAGCTTCCGGGCTACTCTCAAGAAG GTAGTGCTGGGCTCCCCGGCAAAGCGATCGGCGGTGCTGTGGATCAACGACGAGGAGCACAAGAATCAGCAGTCGCATGCCTTGATTTGA
- the sdz-24 gene encoding OB domain-containing protein (Confirmed by transcript evidence): MDEDLTPIPSLTPDIQKFRIYGRVTYFQENKNGNGIHFLLTDSLGCSIKCIVTVEAVVKHCKDQLKLGQPCYVRGGRVDYHDKRYPNRTGHDCVIFNNNIAEIQITTVATNFVTPIATLNAPKIIYKVHGMITQRGKYSKKEVFCFVITDDKGDSVNVAAFCEFADWLYENLKEKQWYYLYCGLIEKVCKPDDQKEPNNVIILHNKCQIETPSDPSVADPFAELDDLNCTINKMKL; the protein is encoded by the exons atggatgaaGACTTAACCCCTATTCCATCACTCACTCCGGACATTCAGAAATTTAGAATATATGGACGAGTGACATACtttcaagaaaacaaaaatggcaATGGAATTCATTTCCTGCTCACCGACTCGTTAGGATGCTCGATTAAATGTATTGTAACAGTAGAAGCAGTTGTAAAACATTGCAAAGATCAACTCAAGTTGGGCCAG CCTTGTTATGTACGTGGTGGAAGAGTTGATTATCATGACAAAAGATATCCAAATCGCACAGGCCACGATTGTGTGATCTTCAACAATAATATAGCAGAA ATCCAGATTACAACCGTCG CTACAAACTTTGTAACTCCGATTGCAACACTCAATGCTCCCAAGATTATTTATAAGGTTCATGGAATGATAACACAGCGGGgcaaatattccaaaaaagaagttttttgttttgttataaCTGATGACAAAGGAGACTCTGTTAATGTTGCTGCATTCTGCGAATTTGCTGATTGGCTATACGAGAATCTTAAGGAGAAGCAG TGGTATTACTTATACTGTGGACTTATTGAAAAAGTATGCAAACCAGACGACCAAAAAGAGCCCAATAATGTTATCATTCTTCACAATAAATGTCAA attgagACTCCTTCTGACCCATCAGTTGCTGACCCATTTGCTGAGTTGGATGATTTAAATTGTACAATTAATAAGATGAAACTTTAA
- the sri-45 gene encoding Serpentine Receptor, class I (Partially confirmed by transcript evidence), with protein sequence MSFNVTSLQNDYYLNLKDHIDFSVPFWYIPYLTSIGLISLVLNNAVLLLIIFKSEKIDNFKYFLLALQVSCMMTDFHLSILCQPMIYLPIWTTNCLGVAASAVWCNSLIALEQGFNTFQYACLLFCFMRRHQTLAKIMNKHVIPATAFKCLMITGFSFSPLGSFFWYHAGIAEDLLPGFVNLTYPEFKAEFSNLKNFTIHQLNIYMFLVGVCGFLGIFGVFQVIAMTTVDTMKMLKGARRTISAQSYNRQKSALRSLTAQFLASTLMVLPASSFFVIMTYPIKYGQDIINVSMAIFATRSSVNAVILVVTTPPYRAFLFGRVMSNRQKPSTVVVSINHTA encoded by the exons ATGAGTTTCAATGTGACTTCACTGCAAAACGATTATTATCTGAATCTAAAGGATCATATAGACTTTTCAGTTCCATTTTGGTATATTCCATATCTAACCTCTATTGGTTTGATTTCACTGGTGCTCAATAACGCTGTGTTGTTGCttattatatttaaaagcgagaaaattgacaatttcaagtattttttgcTTGCTCTGCAA GTATCATGTATGATGACCGACTTCCACTTGAGCATTCTGTGCCAGCCAATGATTTATCTACCGATTTGGACAACCAATTGTCTTGGGGTGGCAGCTTCCGCAGTCTGGTGCAACTCTCTGATA gcTCTGGAGCAGGGCTTCAACACTTTTCAATATGCCTGCTTGCTCTTCTGCTTTATGCGGAGACACCAGACACTTGCAAAAATCATGAACAAACATGTTATCCCGGCTACCGCGTTTAAGTGTCTAATGATCACAGGATTCTCCTTTTCCCCACTCGGATCATTCTTCTGGTACCATGCTGGAATAGCTGAAGATCTGCTACCAGGCTTTGTAAATCTG ACATACCCAGAATTCAAGGCTGAATTCTCAAACCTTAAGAATTTCACAATACACCAACTGAATATATACATGTTTCTTGTCGGAGTATGTGGGTTTCTGGGGATCTTTGGCGTGTTCCAGGTGATTGCTATGACAACAGTGGACActatgaaaatgttgaaaggAGCGCGGAGAACAATTTCAGCGCAGAGTTATAATCGTCAAAAATCTGCGTTAAGAAGTCTGACAGCTCAATTTTTGGCCTCCACTTTAATGGTTCTACCTGCATCTTCATTCTTTGTTATAATGACCTACCCGATAAAATATGGACAGG ATATAATAAACGTGTCTATGGCAATATTTGCTACCCGATCTTCTGTGAACGCGGTAATCTTGGTCGTGACTACGCCTCCGTATAGGGCATTTTTGTTCGGAAGAGTTATGTCAAATCGGCAGAAGCCTTCTACAGTTGTGGTATCAATAAATCATACTGCTTAA